Proteins co-encoded in one Flavobacteriaceae bacterium MAR_2009_75 genomic window:
- a CDS encoding tryptophan synthase beta chain translates to MSYNANSKGYYGEFGGAYIPEMLYPNCEELRQNYISIMQEASFKEEFEQLLKDYVGRPTPLYFAERLSKKYNTKIYLKREDLCHTGAHKVNNTIGQILMAKRLGKNRIIAETGAGQHGVATATVCALMGIECVVYMGEIDIERQAPNVARMKMLGAEVRPAKSGSRTLKDATNEAIRDWINNPVDTHYIIGSVVGPHPYPDMVARFQAIISEEIKWQLKEKEGRENPDYVVACVGGGSNAAGAYYHFLDNENVGIIAVEAAGKGIDSGESAATSALGKVGIIHGSKTLLMQTADGQITEPYSISAGLDYPGVGPMHAHLFKSGRGEFISITDNAAMETGLMISKLEGIIPAIESSHAFAILEKRKFNADDIVVINLSGRGDKDLNTYIEHFKL, encoded by the coding sequence ATGTCGTACAACGCAAACAGTAAAGGCTACTATGGTGAATTCGGCGGGGCGTATATTCCTGAAATGCTCTACCCCAACTGTGAAGAACTTCGCCAAAATTATATTAGTATCATGCAAGAGGCTTCCTTTAAAGAGGAGTTTGAGCAATTGTTGAAAGATTACGTAGGTCGCCCTACCCCACTCTATTTTGCAGAGCGCTTATCAAAAAAATACAATACTAAAATCTATCTCAAGCGAGAAGATCTTTGCCATACGGGTGCTCATAAAGTCAATAATACTATCGGTCAAATTTTAATGGCGAAAAGATTGGGCAAGAACCGTATAATCGCAGAAACAGGCGCAGGTCAGCATGGGGTCGCCACAGCCACTGTATGTGCTTTGATGGGTATTGAGTGTGTCGTTTATATGGGTGAGATAGATATTGAACGTCAGGCTCCGAATGTTGCCCGTATGAAAATGCTTGGTGCCGAAGTACGGCCCGCTAAATCTGGGAGTAGAACCTTAAAAGATGCTACGAACGAAGCCATTCGCGATTGGATCAACAACCCGGTAGACACCCACTATATAATTGGATCCGTAGTCGGTCCACACCCCTACCCTGATATGGTCGCAAGATTTCAAGCTATAATTTCCGAAGAAATCAAGTGGCAATTGAAAGAAAAGGAAGGTCGTGAAAACCCGGATTATGTGGTTGCTTGTGTTGGTGGAGGCAGCAATGCCGCTGGTGCCTACTATCATTTTCTAGACAACGAAAATGTAGGTATAATTGCTGTAGAAGCTGCCGGTAAAGGTATTGATTCGGGGGAGAGTGCTGCGACTTCAGCCTTGGGCAAAGTAGGCATTATTCATGGCAGCAAAACATTGCTCATGCAGACCGCAGACGGACAGATCACCGAACCATATTCCATTTCCGCTGGATTGGACTATCCAGGTGTGGGGCCAATGCATGCCCACCTATTCAAATCGGGTCGAGGAGAATTTATTTCGATTACCGATAATGCCGCTATGGAAACTGGTTTGATGATTTCAAAATTAGAGGGTATAATTCCGGCAATAGAGTCATCACACGCCTTCGCTATTTTAGAAAAAAGAAAATTTAATGCAGACGATATAGTCGTGATTAACCTTTCAGGTCGTGGAGATAAAGATTTAAATACTTATATCGAACATTTTAAGCTATGA
- a CDS encoding phosphoribosylanthranilate isomerase has product MSLNMNYHYTNPKERPSTLANDRLKLKVCGMNHNTAEIASLQPDYLGFIFWKNSKRFFDGNMPPIPHTIKKVGVFVDETIEKVLQSIQDFNLLLIQLHGNENAEYCAKLKEKAKHVAIIKVFSIQNNFNFDTLLDFEDHCDFYLFDTKGKLPGGNGFAFDWKVLEDYPSTKPYFLSGGIGLDELDSIHEFTKRPEAKFCHAIDVNSKFEIKPGLKEAAKIKEFKKLLNTND; this is encoded by the coding sequence GTGTCTTTAAATATGAATTACCATTACACAAACCCAAAAGAAAGACCTTCGACCTTGGCGAACGATAGGTTAAAGTTAAAGGTTTGTGGCATGAACCACAATACGGCTGAAATAGCCTCGCTACAGCCAGATTACTTAGGGTTTATTTTTTGGAAGAACAGCAAACGTTTTTTCGACGGAAATATGCCACCCATACCTCATACCATTAAAAAGGTTGGGGTATTCGTAGATGAAACTATTGAAAAGGTCTTGCAGAGCATACAAGACTTTAATTTGCTGCTGATACAACTTCACGGTAATGAAAATGCGGAATACTGTGCCAAGCTCAAAGAAAAAGCAAAGCATGTAGCCATTATTAAGGTCTTTTCCATACAGAATAATTTTAATTTTGACACCCTGTTGGATTTCGAAGACCATTGTGATTTTTACCTCTTTGACACCAAAGGAAAATTACCGGGCGGTAATGGCTTTGCCTTTGACTGGAAAGTGCTCGAAGATTATCCCTCGACCAAACCTTATTTTTTAAGTGGAGGTATAGGCTTAGATGAACTTGATTCTATTCATGAATTTACAAAAAGACCGGAAGCAAAGTTCTGCCATGCCATTGATGTGAACAGTAAATTTGAAATCAAACCCGGTCTAAAGGAAGCAGCAAAGATCAAAGAATTTAAAAAACTGCTCAATACAAACGATTAA
- a CDS encoding indole-3-glycerol phosphate synthase: MNILDKIVIDKRKEVDLKKSLIPVSQLENSVLFGRANISLANALRSTTTGIIAEHKRRSPSKSEINQGLNVQDVAKGYEDAGVCGMSVLTDGKYFGGSLDDLLLARASVKMPLLRKEFIVDEYQILEAKAYGADVILLIAAILSKKEIKIFSELAKSLDLDVLLEVHNEEELHKSIMPSLDMLGVNNRNLKTFEVSLNTSKSLAEMIPDEFVKVSESGISSSEAIKELKPYGYQGFLIGENFMKTDDPGKHAKSFIETLKN, encoded by the coding sequence ATGAACATACTTGACAAGATTGTAATCGATAAGCGGAAAGAAGTAGATTTAAAAAAATCATTGATTCCCGTAAGCCAACTTGAGAATTCTGTTCTATTCGGGCGGGCGAACATCTCTTTGGCGAATGCCCTTCGTAGCACCACCACCGGTATTATTGCCGAACACAAGCGACGATCGCCTTCAAAATCAGAGATCAATCAAGGGCTTAATGTCCAAGACGTGGCCAAAGGCTATGAAGATGCAGGGGTTTGCGGTATGTCGGTTCTTACAGATGGCAAATATTTTGGCGGTTCGTTAGATGATTTATTATTGGCCCGTGCCTCGGTTAAAATGCCTCTTTTAAGAAAAGAGTTCATCGTTGACGAATATCAGATTTTAGAAGCCAAAGCTTATGGCGCAGATGTTATTCTTCTAATAGCCGCCATTTTATCGAAGAAAGAAATCAAGATTTTTTCAGAATTGGCCAAGAGCCTCGATTTAGATGTACTTTTAGAAGTTCACAACGAAGAAGAACTTCACAAATCAATTATGCCGAGTTTGGATATGCTAGGGGTAAATAATCGAAACCTTAAGACTTTCGAGGTCAGCTTGAATACCAGTAAATCTTTGGCCGAAATGATACCTGATGAATTTGTAAAGGTTTCAGAAAGTGGCATTAGTTCATCAGAAGCAATAAAAGAATTAAAACCATATGGTTATCAAGGTTTCTTGATCGGTGAGAATTTCATGAAAACGGATGATCCTGGTAAGCATGCAAAGTCTTTCATAGAAACACTAAAAAATTAA
- a CDS encoding anthranilate phosphoribosyltransferase, giving the protein MKDILNKLINHDFLSKEDAKQVLVNIAKGEYNTSQIAAFLTVYMMRSITIEELEGFRDALLELCLAVDLSEYNPIDLCGTGGDGKDTFNISTLASFVTAGADVKVTKHGNYGVSSKCGSSNVMEFLGIKFSNEADFLRKSIDEAGICVLHAPLFHPAMKNVAPIRRELGVKTFFNMLGPMVNPAFPKNQMVGVFNLELARMYGYLYQNTDKKFTVLHALDGYDEISLTGSTKTISNHTENMLDPEDFGVKMVKQSDIVGGDSIEESAQIFLNVLQGRGTEAQNNVVCANAGVAIATVKNLSPKEGFDQAKESLLNGNGLKALKKLQDLSA; this is encoded by the coding sequence ATGAAAGATATACTCAACAAACTGATCAACCACGATTTTCTTTCAAAAGAAGATGCCAAGCAGGTATTGGTCAATATTGCCAAAGGCGAATATAATACCAGTCAAATCGCCGCCTTTCTTACCGTTTACATGATGCGTAGCATTACTATAGAAGAATTAGAAGGTTTTCGAGATGCCCTTTTAGAACTATGCCTGGCTGTTGACCTATCGGAATATAACCCTATTGATCTTTGTGGAACAGGAGGTGACGGAAAAGACACGTTCAACATTTCTACATTGGCATCGTTCGTTACCGCTGGTGCTGATGTTAAAGTCACCAAACACGGAAATTATGGCGTTTCGTCAAAATGCGGAAGCAGTAATGTGATGGAGTTTTTGGGAATCAAATTCAGTAACGAAGCAGATTTTTTGAGAAAATCAATCGATGAGGCAGGTATTTGTGTGCTACATGCCCCCCTATTTCATCCGGCAATGAAAAATGTGGCCCCCATACGAAGAGAACTGGGCGTAAAGACCTTTTTCAATATGTTGGGGCCCATGGTCAACCCGGCATTTCCTAAAAACCAAATGGTCGGGGTTTTTAATCTAGAACTCGCAAGAATGTATGGCTATCTCTATCAGAATACCGATAAGAAATTTACGGTACTTCATGCTTTGGACGGTTATGACGAAATCTCCCTTACCGGAAGCACAAAAACGATTTCTAATCACACCGAAAACATGTTAGACCCTGAAGATTTCGGAGTAAAAATGGTCAAACAATCGGATATTGTTGGTGGTGACTCCATTGAAGAATCAGCCCAAATCTTCTTGAACGTACTGCAGGGCCGAGGTACCGAGGCCCAAAACAATGTTGTTTGTGCCAATGCAGGGGTAGCGATTGCCACAGTTAAAAATTTAAGCCCCAAAGAAGGATTTGACCAAGCAAAAGAATCTCTTTTAAATGGCAACGGACTCAAAGCTTTAAAGAAATTACAAGACCTAAGCGCCTAG
- a CDS encoding anthranilate synthase component 2, translating to MKMKKILVIDNYDSFTYNLVHYLEDLDGEVTVKRNDQLTLEEVDAFDKIVLSPGPGIPDEAGLLKAIIEKYAPSKSIFGVCLGQQAVGEVFGASLINLDEVYHGISTKIKLIKEDVIFNGIPKEIEVGRYHSWVVNPDLPDVLEATSVDENGQIMSLRHKTYDVCAVQFHPESVLTPEGKTMLKNWLAS from the coding sequence ATGAAGATGAAGAAGATTTTAGTAATAGATAACTACGACAGTTTCACCTATAACTTGGTTCATTATTTAGAGGATTTAGATGGTGAGGTAACCGTTAAACGTAACGATCAGCTTACTTTAGAGGAGGTTGATGCCTTTGATAAGATTGTACTTTCCCCAGGGCCGGGTATACCTGATGAGGCCGGGCTTTTGAAGGCTATAATCGAAAAATATGCCCCTTCAAAAAGTATATTCGGCGTATGCCTGGGCCAGCAGGCCGTAGGTGAAGTTTTTGGCGCATCACTTATTAACTTAGATGAGGTCTACCATGGCATTTCTACAAAAATCAAGTTAATTAAAGAAGATGTGATTTTCAACGGCATTCCCAAAGAGATTGAAGTAGGCCGATATCATTCATGGGTGGTAAATCCTGATTTACCTGATGTTCTTGAAGCCACCTCAGTTGATGAAAACGGGCAAATTATGTCTTTAAGACATAAAACTTATGACGTATGTGCCGTACAATTTCACCCTGAATCGGTTTTGACACCAGAGGGTAAAACAATGCTTAAGAACTGGTTGGCCTCGTAA
- a CDS encoding anthranilate synthase component 1 has protein sequence MKYKLKTHYKKILADTVTPVSVYLKIRDRFPNSILLESSDYHTNDNSFSYICCNPIASIKLENETIVRHYPDGTSFEEPVRQDTDVVQAVHDFGQQFDTEDNDFKFINNGLFGYMAYDAVRYFEDVALSKKEDSIAIPDIYYAVYQNIIAINHFKNEAYLFAHCYESDENISKIEQILNVRNFASYNFSMEGEPVSNLEDEEYREHVRLAKKHCHRGDVFQLVLSRRFSQDFKGDEFNVYRALRSINPSPYLFYFDYGDFKIFGSSPEAQLIVKDNLAEIHPIAGTFKRTGNDEKDAILAKELTEDDKENSEHVMLVDLARNDLSRNGNMVEVTNYREVQFFSHVIHLVSKVTGQKKDNITTMKVVADTFPAGTLSGAPKHMAMQLIEKYEKTSRGYYGGAIGFMDFNGNFNHAIMIRTFLSKNHQLHYQAGAGLVAASDPDDELQETYNKLGALTKALEIAKTI, from the coding sequence ATGAAGTATAAATTAAAGACACATTACAAAAAAATACTTGCCGATACCGTTACCCCGGTGAGTGTTTACCTAAAGATTCGTGATCGTTTTCCGAACAGCATTTTATTGGAGAGTAGTGACTATCATACCAATGACAATAGCTTCTCATACATCTGTTGCAACCCCATAGCTTCAATAAAACTGGAGAACGAAACCATTGTTCGGCATTACCCTGATGGTACTTCTTTCGAAGAACCAGTGAGGCAAGACACCGATGTTGTACAGGCCGTTCACGATTTTGGCCAACAGTTCGATACCGAAGACAATGACTTCAAATTCATTAACAATGGTCTTTTTGGCTATATGGCCTATGATGCCGTTCGTTACTTCGAAGATGTAGCTTTAAGTAAAAAAGAAGACTCGATCGCCATACCCGATATTTACTATGCGGTGTATCAAAATATAATTGCCATCAATCATTTTAAGAACGAGGCCTATCTTTTTGCCCATTGTTATGAAAGCGATGAGAATATTTCTAAGATAGAACAGATTCTTAACGTGCGTAATTTTGCTTCCTATAATTTTTCTATGGAAGGTGAGCCCGTCTCTAACCTTGAAGATGAAGAGTATCGAGAACATGTTCGCTTGGCAAAAAAACACTGCCACAGAGGCGATGTTTTTCAGTTGGTATTGTCTAGAAGATTTTCACAAGATTTTAAAGGGGATGAATTCAATGTCTATAGAGCGCTACGCTCGATAAACCCTTCGCCCTATCTCTTTTATTTTGATTACGGAGATTTCAAAATTTTTGGTAGCTCGCCCGAGGCACAACTAATCGTCAAAGATAATTTAGCTGAAATACACCCGATTGCGGGCACGTTCAAACGAACAGGAAATGACGAAAAAGATGCTATTTTGGCCAAAGAACTGACCGAAGACGATAAAGAAAATAGCGAGCATGTAATGCTGGTCGATCTTGCCAGAAATGATCTTAGCCGTAACGGTAATATGGTTGAAGTAACCAACTATAGAGAAGTACAGTTCTTTTCTCATGTTATTCATTTGGTCTCGAAAGTCACTGGGCAAAAAAAGGATAATATCACTACCATGAAAGTCGTGGCAGATACATTTCCTGCAGGTACGTTGAGCGGTGCGCCAAAGCATATGGCCATGCAACTCATTGAGAAATACGAGAAAACGAGTAGGGGTTATTATGGTGGGGCCATTGGCTTTATGGATTTTAACGGGAATTTCAACCATGCCATAATGATCCGAACATTTTTGAGTAAGAACCATCAATTGCATTACCAAGCTGGGGCGGGTCTAGTAGCCGCTTCTGACCCTGATGATGAACTTCAAGAAACCTACAATAAATTGGGAGCTCTTACCAAAGCATTGGAAATTGCTAAAACGATATGA
- a CDS encoding YceI-like domain-containing protein, which translates to MKKGIFSLALALVFGSATATEPVVEEKKEVKTEASTIIWKAYKVTGSHTGTVDLQSGSLTFDGDKLTGGEFVADMTSLISTDMEGDGKGKLEGHLKSDDFFGVDKHETSKLVFKEVKSTGKNSYEVTGDLTIKGTTKPVVFDVSVYGSKATATVKVDRTKYDIKYGSGSFFENLGDKTIYDEFDLVVDLEF; encoded by the coding sequence ATGAAAAAAGGAATTTTTAGTTTGGCATTAGCCTTGGTTTTTGGATCAGCTACCGCAACAGAACCTGTTGTCGAAGAGAAAAAAGAAGTGAAAACTGAAGCTAGCACCATTATATGGAAGGCATATAAAGTTACAGGATCACATACAGGCACAGTAGACCTGCAGTCGGGATCTCTAACTTTCGATGGAGATAAGTTAACAGGAGGAGAATTTGTCGCAGATATGACTAGCTTGATTTCTACCGATATGGAAGGTGATGGAAAAGGCAAATTAGAAGGTCACCTTAAATCGGATGATTTTTTTGGTGTTGATAAACACGAAACTTCTAAATTGGTCTTTAAAGAGGTGAAGTCAACAGGGAAAAACTCTTATGAAGTTACTGGTGATTTGACCATCAAAGGTACCACCAAGCCAGTTGTTTTTGATGTCTCCGTTTATGGAAGCAAGGCAACGGCAACGGTAAAAGTCGATAGAACTAAGTATGATATTAAATACGGATCAGGCAGTTTCTTTGAGAACCTAGGTGATAAGACCATCTACGATGAATTTGACCTAGTTGTCGATTTAGAATTCTAA
- a CDS encoding nitroreductase, whose protein sequence is MSNYIENLNWRYATKKFDKDKSISNEDLEALLEATALSASSYGLQPYKILVIEDKEIRAKLQPAAWGQSQITEASHLIILANQTTFGEELVDDYLKNVSETREIPLEGLKGYAEMMKSNLVPLSDEAKAGWSARQAYIALGNLLSAAANLKIDACPMEGFDSSQFNTILDLDKQNLNTAVIVTVGYRSEDDQTQHFKKVRKAKENLIAHL, encoded by the coding sequence ATGAGCAATTACATTGAAAATCTAAATTGGCGGTATGCCACAAAAAAATTCGACAAAGACAAATCTATATCCAATGAAGACTTAGAAGCTTTGTTAGAAGCAACAGCACTGAGCGCATCTTCATACGGCTTGCAACCGTACAAAATCTTGGTAATAGAAGACAAAGAAATAAGAGCGAAATTACAACCCGCCGCTTGGGGGCAGTCTCAAATAACCGAGGCCTCCCATCTTATCATCTTGGCCAATCAAACCACCTTTGGTGAAGAATTGGTAGATGATTATTTGAAAAACGTTAGTGAGACAAGAGAGATTCCTTTAGAAGGACTTAAGGGATATGCAGAAATGATGAAATCAAACTTGGTTCCTTTGAGCGACGAGGCAAAAGCTGGTTGGTCTGCTCGTCAGGCTTACATTGCATTAGGAAACCTACTTTCGGCAGCGGCTAATCTTAAAATTGATGCCTGCCCCATGGAAGGCTTTGATTCGTCACAATTCAACACTATTTTAGACTTAGACAAGCAAAACTTGAATACAGCCGTTATTGTTACTGTTGGTTATCGATCTGAAGACGATCAGACCCAACATTTCAAGAAAGTAAGAAAAGCAAAAGAGAATTTAATCGCTCATTTATAA
- a CDS encoding DNA-binding MarR family transcriptional regulator has protein sequence MNVEKILKTDKKMPLESRTLIHLSLVHNKVGDIINSTLRPFEVSTQQFNVLRILRGQKGKPANLSTLNERMVTKMSNTTRLVDKLILKEYVDRTVCPSNRRKVEIRITEKGEKVLLQMDAAMNNAEKEILENLTKNDLNNLNKLLDKF, from the coding sequence ATGAATGTTGAGAAGATTTTAAAAACAGATAAGAAAATGCCTTTGGAAAGCAGAACACTCATTCACCTGAGTCTAGTGCACAACAAGGTCGGCGACATCATCAATTCGACACTAAGGCCCTTTGAAGTTTCTACACAGCAATTCAACGTATTAAGAATTTTAAGAGGGCAAAAAGGTAAGCCGGCAAATTTGTCTACTCTAAATGAGCGAATGGTCACGAAGATGAGTAACACCACCCGATTGGTAGATAAACTGATTCTGAAAGAATATGTTGACCGAACCGTTTGCCCCAGCAATAGAAGAAAGGTTGAAATTAGAATCACCGAGAAAGGTGAGAAAGTTCTTTTGCAGATGGATGCTGCCATGAATAATGCAGAGAAGGAAATATTAGAGAATTTGACCAAAAATGACTTGAACAATTTAAATAAACTACTAGATAAATTTTAA
- a CDS encoding rhodanese-related sulfurtransferase, with translation MDLSQQEWEEQLENDSNAFILDVRTPEEVEDGYIPNAKNIDIHLGQGFLDEIEKLDKSKSYYVYCRSGARSAQACSIMNSVGFEKAYNLEGGFMNWEGEVTE, from the coding sequence ATGGATTTATCACAACAAGAGTGGGAAGAACAATTAGAGAATGATAGTAATGCCTTTATTCTTGATGTTAGAACACCAGAAGAGGTAGAAGATGGTTATATACCCAACGCTAAAAACATAGACATTCATTTAGGTCAAGGCTTTTTGGACGAAATCGAAAAATTAGATAAGTCTAAGTCATATTATGTTTACTGTCGTTCAGGAGCACGAAGTGCTCAAGCATGTTCGATTATGAACAGTGTCGGTTTTGAAAAAGCATACAACCTTGAAGGTGGTTTTATGAATTGGGAAGGCGAAGTGACGGAATAG
- a CDS encoding phage shock protein C (PspC) family protein: MDFFYQLLYYFQKRGFEVCRRIAERLGIRARVVRTSFIYLTFVTLGFGFALYLFLAFWLRIKDLVYTKRTSVFDL, translated from the coding sequence ATGGACTTTTTTTATCAGCTACTTTATTATTTTCAGAAACGGGGGTTCGAGGTGTGTCGTCGAATCGCCGAGCGACTAGGTATTCGGGCGCGTGTCGTTCGAACATCATTTATTTACTTGACTTTTGTTACCCTTGGCTTCGGTTTTGCTTTATACCTCTTCTTGGCATTTTGGTTAAGAATCAAAGATTTGGTCTACACAAAACGAACCTCTGTTTTTGACCTTTAA
- a CDS encoding voltage-gated potassium channel: MVLLFGALGYRFIADYSWVEAFYMTIITVTTVGFGEIRPLSTEGKIFTVFLIILSVFIFAYALTVITEYILSRNSLQLLKKKKVRNQIENLKDHVVVCGFGRNGMQAAERLDAYKKPFVVIERDKEIIEKFEDEVLFVEGDANEDEVLLSAGVERAQYLIAALPDDAVNLFVVLSARQLNSKLFIISRASLITSQKKLQLAGANKVIMPDKIGGDHMASLVVMPDLITFMDKLSTEGKNTTNLEEVAIENFSNQMNYNSLRDLDLRRKTGCTIIGYIEPNGNYIINPEADLKLEPKSKVIVLGRAEQIRKLNEMFHIS; this comes from the coding sequence ATGGTACTTCTTTTTGGTGCCTTGGGGTATAGGTTCATTGCTGATTATTCGTGGGTAGAAGCTTTTTATATGACCATTATTACGGTAACGACCGTTGGTTTTGGTGAGATAAGGCCTCTAAGTACCGAGGGTAAGATTTTCACGGTGTTTCTGATTATCCTCAGCGTTTTTATTTTTGCTTACGCCCTAACCGTAATTACCGAATACATTCTTAGTAGAAATTCCCTTCAACTATTAAAAAAGAAGAAAGTGAGAAATCAAATTGAAAATCTGAAAGATCATGTGGTAGTCTGCGGATTTGGTCGTAACGGTATGCAGGCCGCCGAACGTTTAGATGCCTATAAAAAACCGTTCGTGGTAATCGAAAGAGATAAAGAGATTATCGAGAAATTTGAAGATGAGGTACTCTTTGTAGAGGGTGATGCAAATGAAGATGAAGTACTTTTGTCTGCTGGCGTAGAGCGTGCTCAATATTTGATTGCCGCTTTGCCCGATGACGCTGTCAATCTTTTTGTGGTACTTTCTGCAAGGCAGCTAAATTCGAAACTTTTTATTATTAGTAGGGCCTCATTAATAACTTCTCAGAAAAAGCTTCAATTGGCAGGAGCCAACAAAGTAATTATGCCCGATAAAATTGGGGGAGACCATATGGCCTCTTTAGTTGTAATGCCTGATTTAATCACCTTTATGGATAAATTGAGCACTGAAGGTAAAAATACGACAAACCTTGAAGAAGTAGCTATCGAAAATTTCAGTAACCAGATGAATTACAATTCATTACGAGATTTAGATTTGAGACGAAAAACAGGTTGCACTATTATTGGGTATATTGAACCGAATGGCAATTACATCATCAATCCAGAGGCAGATTTGAAGTTAGAGCCCAAGAGTAAAGTTATCGTTTTAGGGCGCGCTGAGCAAATACGAAAATTAAATGAAATGTTCCATATTAGCTAG